The stretch of DNA GTCTAGCTTATAAAATTTGTTGGAAAATTTTGTGTCGACTCAAACTAAACAAAATGAGgagtttaaaaatcaaaaccagTCAATGAATGAAGCACTTAGGAAGTTAGTATCTAAGATAGATTCCATAGCCACACACAATAAAATATTGGAAACAAAAATCACCCGAGTGGCTCAACAAGTTGCTTCATCCTCTAGATCTCCTGATGTATTCCCAAGGCAGCCTGAACCTAACCCCAAGGGACAATTAAATGTTGTCACCTTAAGAAATGGAAAACAATTAGAGGAACCCAATGGTAATGATGTGGAAGTGAATGTTAGGGATGAGAGTGAAAGAACCCAACCGTCAAGTGAGAGGGTAGATgaggaaaaagaaaaacctTATGTGCCTCCGACACCATACAAACCACCCATACCATTTCGCCAAGGCTAAAATTGAGGAGCAATTTAGGAAGTTTGTGgaagttttgaaaaaattacatataaacATTTTGTTCACCGAAGCACTGTCTCAAATGTCGTCATatgctaaattttttaaagaaattttgtcaaacaaaagaaaacttGATGACATTGAGACAATTGCTTTAGCTGAGGAATGTAGTGcgataattcaaaataaattccTTCCCAAACTTAAAGACCCTGCAAGTTTTTCTATTCCTTGTGTTATTGGTTATATGAGTTTTGAACGTGCTTTGTGTGATCTTAGGGCTAGTGTAATCCTCATGCCTTTGTCAGTTTATAAGAAGCTTGATGTGGGTGAGTTAAAGCCCACAAACATTTCCTTACAACTAGCTGATCGATCTATCAAGTATCCGGTGGGAATATTAGAAGATGTTCCTATCAAAGTAGGATAATTGTTTATATCGGCTGATTTTGTGGTGTTGGAAATGGAAGATGACTCCCAAGTCCCAATTCTTCGTGGGAGACCTTTCCTAGCCACAACAGGAGCTGTTATTGATGTGAAACATGGGAAACTTGTCTTCAATGCGGGTGATGAAAagattgaatttaatttgtctaaccttatGAAAAGTTCTTCTCTTGAAGATTCTTGTTGCAAGGTCGATTTGATTTATCATTGTGTTAAGGAGTGTCCTTTAGGACCACTATCACAAGATGGGCTGGAAGCATGCTTGATTCAAAGCACAACTCATGAAGACTTGGCAAAGGAAGCTGATGCATATGCTAACTTGTTGAATGAAAATCCTCATCTTCCAAACTTAAACTTTGAGGCATTACTAGTAGAAAATTCAACACCTCTCCCAAAAGAGGCTTCACAGGTAGAACTTAAGCCTTTGCCTTCAAATCTCAGGTATGAATTCCTTGGCAAAAAATCTTCATTTCCTATCATTGTAAGTGCTGAATTAAATGGTGAAGAAACTGAAAAATTGCTTGGAGTCCTCAAGATGTATCCAAAAGCTATTCAGTATACTATTTAGAACTTAAAGGGAATTAATCCATTAATTTtcatgcataggatactacttgAAGAGGACTATAAACCCTCTATTGAGCATCAAAGGAGGTTAAATCCTAACATGAAAGAAGTTGTGAAAAAGAGGTACTTAAACTCCTAGATGCCGAGGTAATTTACTCTATCTCTGATAGCAAATGGGTTAGTCTCATTCAAGTAGTTCTAAAAAAGGGGGGGTATCACTgttgttaaaaatgaaaataatgaatccATTGCAACTAGGATAGTTACAGGGTGGAGGATGTGTATAGATTACaaaaaattgaacaaagcaaCTCGTAAAGATCACTTTCCTCTCCCCTTTATTGACCAAATTTTAGAAAGGTTAGCAAAACATTCACATTTTTGCTATTTGGATGGGtattctgtttttttttctttcaaattccCATTCATCCTAGCGACCTAGAGAAAACCATGTTCACTTGTCCTTATGGCACTTATGCTTATAGGAGAATGTCTTTTGGTTTGTGCAATGCCTCTACTACCTTTCAACGTTGCATGATGTCAATTTTTTCTGATTTTATTGAGAATATAATAGAAgtattcatggatgatttttcTGTGTATGGATCTAGCTTTAATAATTGTTTGGCCAATCTCGAAAAGGTACTTGAAAGGTGTGAACAAGTTAATCTTGTGTTAAATTGGGAGAAATGCC from Cicer arietinum cultivar CDC Frontier isolate Library 1 chromosome 3, Cicar.CDCFrontier_v2.0, whole genome shotgun sequence encodes:
- the LOC140919668 gene encoding uncharacterized protein yields the protein MSSYAKFFKEILSNKRKLDDIETIALAEECSAIIQNKFLPKLKDPASFSIPCVIGYMSFERALCDLRASVILMPLSVYKKLDVGELKPTNISLQLADRSIKYPVGILEDVPIKVG